From the genome of Triticum aestivum cultivar Chinese Spring chromosome 3B, IWGSC CS RefSeq v2.1, whole genome shotgun sequence, one region includes:
- the LOC123064966 gene encoding uncharacterized protein, translated as MPASTAPVSIHFRQDLASPRCSQRASASSSPPPMTGYFDPTIGPPWIRPTTRRWPRIRPRGPTQMPAASTTRPTPPPPPFHQADVVAVLRVDHGLLSDRLLVTLVVLLLLQRSSSFLADGNSNDVIFFLRPPQPLTNTATCSSGLKSCILYIGVKFDLPEKEALPRPMLAVRAWKSPCILFENLGACQKRSEISMTEV; from the exons ATGCCGGCGAGCACCGCCCCTGTTTCCATCCATTTTCGCCAGGACCTCGCCTCACCCCGATGCTCCCAGCGCGCCAGCGCTAGTTCCTCTCCTCCCCCAATGACTGGATACTTTGACCCAACCATTGGTCCTCCATGGATCCGGCCAACTACACGCCGCTGGCCGCGGATCCGCCCCCGGGGACCAACCCAGATGCCGGCTGCCTCCACCACGCGCCCGACCCCGCCCCCACCCCCATTCCACCAGGCAGATGTCGTTGCCGTGCTCCGGGTCGACCATGGCTTATTATCTGACCGTCTGCTAGTTACTCTAGTTGTTCTTCTTCTGTTGCAGAGATCTTCGTCATTCCTTGCAGATGGCAACTCCAACGATGTGATTTTTTTCCTTCGACCGCCTCAGCCGCTCACCAACACGGCCACCTGCAGTTCAG GGCTTAAATCATGTATTCTGTACATAGGAGTGAAGTTCGATTTGCCGGAGAAAGAGGCGTTGCCACGGCCGATGCTGGCTGTTCGTGCATGGAAGTCTCCGTGTATTCTATTTGAAAACCTGGGAGCATGCCAAAAACGTTCAGAAATATCAATGACAGAAGTTTGA